In Deinococcus puniceus, one genomic interval encodes:
- the mqnP gene encoding menaquinone biosynthesis prenyltransferase MqnP: MNAAAQVKTYLDLVKFEHTVFALPFAYAGMLLASLAVNGTGWPGWSVLIWVTVAMASARTAAMGANRVIDRFIDARNPRTAGREVPSGKITPAQAWTLVVVSLVVMAFAAAQLNPLCLWLMPLAVVFLIGYPYTKRYTWLCHAWLGITDGAAAAGGWIAVTGEFAPPAWLLWAVVIFWMIGLDVIYATMDYDFDRRNNVKSIPVRFGIPRALKIAAGSHALTFLLLLAVGVAVGASGWYYVAALVMGGILLYEHRIVNPNDLTRANVAFFDANMWLALTMLAGVIVDVVWRTLNG; the protein is encoded by the coding sequence ATGAACGCCGCCGCCCAAGTTAAGACCTACCTCGACCTCGTGAAATTTGAGCACACGGTCTTTGCGCTGCCGTTTGCCTACGCGGGGATGCTGCTGGCAAGCTTGGCGGTGAACGGCACAGGCTGGCCGGGTTGGAGCGTGCTGATTTGGGTCACGGTGGCGATGGCGTCGGCCCGCACGGCGGCGATGGGGGCCAACCGGGTTATAGACCGCTTCATCGATGCACGTAACCCACGCACGGCGGGACGCGAGGTGCCCAGCGGCAAAATTACGCCTGCGCAGGCGTGGACGCTGGTGGTGGTTAGTCTGGTGGTCATGGCCTTTGCCGCCGCCCAACTGAACCCGCTGTGCCTGTGGCTGATGCCGCTGGCCGTTGTCTTCCTGATCGGCTACCCCTATACCAAGCGGTACACGTGGCTGTGTCATGCGTGGCTGGGCATCACGGACGGCGCGGCGGCAGCGGGCGGTTGGATCGCGGTCACGGGCGAATTTGCGCCCCCCGCGTGGCTCTTGTGGGCCGTCGTCATTTTTTGGATGATCGGGCTAGACGTCATTTACGCCACGATGGACTACGACTTTGACCGCCGAAACAACGTCAAGAGCATTCCGGTGCGCTTCGGCATTCCGCGTGCGCTCAAGATCGCAGCGGGCAGCCACGCCCTCACTTTTTTGCTGTTGCTGGCAGTCGGTGTGGCGGTGGGGGCCAGCGGTTGGTATTACGTCGCGGCCCTCGTTATGGGCGGCATTTTGCTGTACGAGCACCGCATCGTGAACCCCAATGACCTGACCCGCGCCAACGTCGCCTTTTTCGACGCGAATATGTGGTTGGCCCTCACCATGCTGGCGGGCGTCATCGTGGATGTGGTGTGGCGCACGCTGAACGGGTGA
- the rpmF gene encoding 50S ribosomal protein L32 has product MAKHPVPKKKTSKSKRDMRRSHHALVAPNLNTCPHCHAKKLSHHICPSCGYYDGRQVLAV; this is encoded by the coding sequence ATGGCCAAGCATCCCGTTCCCAAGAAGAAGACCAGCAAGAGCAAGCGCGACATGCGCCGCAGCCACCACGCCCTCGTGGCCCCCAACCTGAACACCTGCCCCCACTGCCACGCCAAGAAACTGAGCCATCACATCTGCCCCAGCTGCGGATACTACGACGGCCGTCAAGTTCTGGCTGTCTGA
- the argR gene encoding arginine repressor produces the protein MLSKDQRQKRIQDIIARESVSTQADLVARLRADGVHVTQATVSRDINELRLVRLPIGKGRHRYALAQVAGHGNVEEELARLFQNFVHDVDRGENVLVIRTADGHATGVALLLDRLRRDDIVGTIAGEDTIFVVARTIAEGEELMEELNALMIG, from the coding sequence GTGCTCAGCAAGGATCAGCGCCAAAAGCGCATTCAGGACATCATCGCCCGCGAGAGTGTTTCCACGCAGGCGGATCTCGTCGCACGGCTGCGGGCCGACGGCGTGCATGTCACTCAGGCCACCGTCAGCCGCGACATCAACGAACTCCGGCTGGTGCGTCTGCCCATCGGCAAGGGCCGCCACCGCTATGCTCTGGCGCAGGTAGCAGGGCATGGCAACGTAGAAGAAGAACTGGCCCGTCTGTTCCAAAACTTCGTGCATGACGTAGACCGGGGCGAAAATGTGCTGGTCATCCGTACCGCCGACGGCCACGCCACCGGGGTCGCCCTGCTGTTAGATCGCCTGCGCCGAGACGACATCGTGGGCACCATCGCCGGAGAAGACACCATTTTCGTGGTGGCCCGCACGATTGCCGAGGGCGAGGAATTGATGGAAGAGTTGAATGCGCTGATGATCGGTTAG
- the lpdA gene encoding dihydrolipoyl dehydrogenase, translating to MDFDVLVIGAGPGGYHAAIRAAQLGLRVACAEREAVGGVCLNVGCIPTKALLHAGEQIAAARHAADFGLTFGEQKMDIAKLNGWKDGIVKKLTGGVGALFKANKITHLIGEASFVDAHTVKVGDKTYTAGSFIIATGSEPAKLPGLDVDQVEIVDSTGALVMPDPVPARMLCVGGGVIGFEFSHVYNNMGSAVKVIEFLPNVIPGADADAVKEFAKSMTKQGIKIETQTKANKAEKKADGIHVELESVKTGEKRTEVFDRVLVAVGRRPRTDGLNMAAAGVHVTDRGFIPADLQQRTNIPHIYSVGDVAGNPMLAHKAMKEGLVAAEVIAGKPAAQDAVAIPGVVYTSPELAWVGLTEQEAKDKGYKVKTGTFPLSASGRAMTLQQTDGFVKMVVEADSDLLLGVHIVGPHASDLLGEAGLALEMAATATDIALTIHAHPTLGESVLEAAEAVHKQAIHIMNR from the coding sequence ATGGATTTTGACGTGTTGGTGATCGGCGCTGGCCCCGGCGGATATCACGCGGCCATTCGCGCCGCGCAGCTTGGATTGCGGGTGGCGTGCGCCGAGCGCGAAGCAGTGGGCGGCGTGTGCCTGAACGTGGGCTGCATTCCCACCAAAGCCCTGCTGCACGCCGGTGAGCAGATCGCAGCGGCCCGCCACGCCGCTGACTTTGGCCTGACCTTTGGCGAGCAGAAGATGGATATTGCCAAGCTGAACGGCTGGAAAGACGGCATCGTGAAGAAGCTGACGGGCGGCGTGGGTGCCTTGTTCAAGGCCAACAAAATTACGCACCTGATCGGGGAAGCCAGCTTTGTGGACGCCCACACCGTGAAAGTAGGCGACAAGACCTACACGGCGGGCAGCTTCATTATTGCCACGGGCAGCGAACCCGCCAAACTGCCCGGGCTGGACGTGGATCAGGTCGAAATTGTGGATTCCACGGGCGCACTGGTGATGCCTGACCCCGTACCCGCCCGGATGCTGTGCGTGGGCGGCGGCGTCATCGGCTTCGAGTTCTCGCATGTGTACAACAACATGGGCAGCGCCGTAAAAGTCATCGAGTTCCTGCCTAACGTGATTCCGGGGGCCGACGCCGACGCGGTGAAGGAATTTGCCAAGTCCATGACCAAGCAGGGCATCAAAATAGAGACGCAGACGAAGGCCAACAAAGCGGAGAAAAAGGCCGACGGCATTCACGTGGAACTGGAAAGCGTGAAGACCGGCGAGAAGCGCACCGAGGTCTTTGACCGCGTGCTGGTGGCTGTGGGCCGCCGCCCGCGCACCGATGGGCTGAACATGGCTGCCGCTGGCGTACACGTGACGGATCGGGGCTTTATTCCCGCCGACTTGCAGCAGCGCACCAACATTCCGCACATCTACTCGGTGGGCGACGTGGCCGGAAATCCCATGCTGGCGCACAAGGCCATGAAAGAAGGCTTGGTGGCCGCCGAAGTGATCGCCGGAAAACCCGCCGCACAAGACGCCGTAGCGATTCCCGGCGTGGTGTACACCAGCCCCGAACTCGCTTGGGTAGGCCTGACCGAGCAGGAAGCCAAAGACAAGGGCTACAAGGTTAAAACCGGAACCTTCCCGCTCAGTGCGTCGGGCCGCGCCATGACGCTCCAGCAGACCGATGGCTTCGTGAAAATGGTGGTCGAGGCCGACTCCGATCTGCTGTTGGGTGTGCATATCGTGGGGCCGCACGCCTCCGATTTGCTGGGCGAGGCGGGCTTGGCCCTAGAAATGGCGGCCACCGCCACCGACATCGCCCTGACCATCCACGCGCACCCCACCTTGGGCGAAAGCGTGCTGGAAGCGGCGGAAGCGGTGCATAAGCAGGCGATTCACATCATGAACCGCTGA
- a CDS encoding trimeric intracellular cation channel family protein: MHELIPPVTLALGLRLLDLLGILAFSMSGALLGVRKRFDLFGVVVLGCVTAVGGGAIRDTLTGQTPPLFLRDETYLWVALAGAGLAFAFGERLARFERTLSIFDTVGLALFAASGAIGAINFGLGPLGVVFVGMLSGVGGGIIRDLIANEVPEVMYRRDQLYATAAALGALAVLLLYPYVTPFQAQLAGALVVIALRWVSRRGWVQLPVRRLPGG; this comes from the coding sequence GTGCATGAACTGATTCCGCCCGTCACACTGGCCCTCGGCCTGAGGCTGCTGGATTTGCTGGGCATCTTGGCGTTCAGCATGTCGGGGGCGCTGTTGGGCGTCCGCAAACGCTTCGACTTGTTCGGCGTGGTGGTGCTGGGCTGCGTCACGGCGGTGGGCGGCGGGGCCATCCGGGACACCCTCACCGGCCAAACGCCGCCCCTCTTTCTGAGAGACGAAACCTACCTGTGGGTGGCCCTTGCCGGGGCAGGTTTGGCCTTCGCCTTCGGAGAACGGCTGGCCCGCTTCGAGCGCACCCTCAGCATTTTCGACACGGTGGGGCTGGCATTGTTCGCCGCGTCGGGTGCCATCGGGGCCATCAATTTTGGGCTGGGGCCGTTGGGTGTCGTGTTCGTGGGCATGCTCAGTGGCGTTGGCGGCGGCATTATCCGCGACCTGATCGCCAACGAGGTGCCGGAAGTCATGTACCGCCGCGACCAGTTGTATGCCACGGCTGCGGCTTTGGGGGCGTTGGCGGTGTTGCTGCTGTATCCGTACGTCACGCCGTTTCAGGCACAGTTGGCGGGGGCGTTGGTGGTCATTGCGCTGCGCTGGGTGTCGCGGCGGGGGTGGGTGCAACTTCCGGTTCGGCGGTTGCCGGGGGGGTAG
- the coaBC gene encoding bifunctional phosphopantothenoylcysteine decarboxylase/phosphopantothenate--cysteine ligase CoaBC has product MNPDVSAPALPTVLVIVGGSMAAVKAPSVLRRLRERGARVQVIATRAALEFITPLSLSTAADTAVATDETWFESRPDAQHLALARADAVVIVGASADLLARAAGGHGADLAAATLLSVRGHVLWVPAMNEQMWRHPAVHANAATLRGWGHQFLGPEVGAFGSRGEGVGLGRMAEPEDIAAAALALLAPAVPQDLAGVRVVVSAGPTREYLDPVRFISNPSSGKMGFAVAQEAQSRGAEVTLVTGPVTLPDPAGVRVVRIETALEMKAAVDEAAQTAGIVVMTAAIADYRAATPASEKQAKVAGDVSIHLTPNPDILAGLGAEQPHHPERVLVGFAMETHAGVERAALKAQRKNADFILLNYPTREGTAFGGDDNQVTLVRPDATFEDWPRISKREVARKLLDEAVSIRRSKSFPTHH; this is encoded by the coding sequence GTGAATCCCGACGTTTCTGCACCTGCCCTGCCCACCGTGTTGGTCATCGTGGGGGGCAGCATGGCGGCGGTCAAGGCTCCATCGGTGCTGCGGCGCTTGCGGGAGCGCGGGGCGCGGGTGCAGGTCATCGCCACCCGTGCGGCACTAGAATTTATTACGCCCCTGAGTTTGTCCACTGCTGCCGACACCGCCGTCGCCACCGACGAAACATGGTTCGAGTCTCGCCCAGACGCCCAACACCTTGCTTTGGCGCGGGCCGATGCGGTGGTGATCGTAGGTGCTTCAGCCGATCTGCTGGCGCGGGCGGCGGGCGGACATGGGGCCGATCTGGCCGCCGCTACGTTGCTCAGCGTGCGCGGCCACGTGCTGTGGGTTCCGGCCATGAACGAGCAAATGTGGCGGCATCCGGCGGTGCACGCCAACGCCGCCACGTTGCGCGGCTGGGGCCATCAGTTTTTGGGGCCAGAAGTGGGCGCATTCGGCTCGCGGGGAGAGGGTGTGGGGCTGGGGCGCATGGCCGAACCGGAAGATATTGCAGCGGCGGCGTTGGCCTTACTCGCGCCCGCCGTGCCGCAAGACCTCGCGGGTGTGCGGGTGGTCGTCTCGGCTGGCCCCACCCGCGAATACCTCGATCCGGTGCGCTTTATCTCCAATCCCAGCAGCGGCAAGATGGGCTTTGCGGTGGCGCAGGAGGCCCAGTCACGCGGCGCAGAAGTGACGCTGGTCACGGGGCCAGTGACCCTGCCCGATCCAGCGGGCGTGCGGGTGGTACGAATAGAAACCGCGCTAGAGATGAAAGCTGCCGTAGACGAAGCTGCCCAAACCGCCGGAATCGTGGTCATGACCGCCGCCATCGCCGACTACCGAGCCGCCACCCCAGCAAGTGAAAAGCAGGCCAAAGTCGCGGGCGACGTGAGCATTCACCTGACGCCCAATCCGGACATTCTAGCTGGGCTAGGGGCCGAACAGCCCCACCACCCAGAGCGCGTGCTGGTGGGGTTTGCCATGGAAACCCACGCGGGCGTGGAGCGGGCGGCCCTGAAAGCCCAGCGCAAAAATGCAGATTTTATTCTGCTGAATTACCCCACCCGCGAAGGCACAGCTTTTGGTGGAGACGACAACCAAGTGACCCTCGTCCGCCCCGACGCCACCTTCGAAGATTGGCCCCGCATCAGCAAGCGAGAAGTGGCCCGGAAACTGTTGGACGAAGCAGTAAGCATCAGGCGATCAAAGTCTTTTCCTACTCACCACTAA
- a CDS encoding carbonic anhydrase — protein sequence MEDIAALKNADVQTPEAAIQALKDGNARFFSGQGGNPDVGANQRRAQIMRQTPYAAILACSDSRVPVELVFDQGLGQLFVVRVAGNVVGESGLGTLEYAIKHLDIQLIMVLGHEGCGAVAAALLPPEVVAQEPEHLRKLIEKIQPCVTNMPPIRDKKARMREAVLNNVRHQAHVLRQTPYVAASEKSGRIRVIGAFYEIGSGAVDFLTEEEDLRV from the coding sequence ATGGAAGACATCGCGGCCCTCAAAAACGCCGACGTGCAGACGCCGGAAGCGGCGATTCAGGCCCTTAAGGACGGCAACGCCCGCTTTTTTTCGGGGCAGGGCGGCAACCCGGACGTGGGGGCCAACCAGCGCCGCGCCCAGATCATGCGCCAGACGCCTTACGCGGCCATTTTGGCGTGCAGCGACAGCCGTGTACCTGTAGAACTGGTCTTCGATCAGGGCCTCGGGCAACTGTTCGTAGTGCGTGTGGCGGGCAACGTGGTGGGTGAATCGGGGCTGGGCACGCTGGAATACGCCATCAAGCATCTGGATATTCAGCTGATCATGGTGCTGGGCCACGAGGGCTGCGGCGCGGTGGCGGCGGCCCTGCTTCCCCCCGAAGTGGTGGCGCAGGAACCCGAACACTTGCGGAAACTGATCGAGAAAATCCAGCCCTGCGTGACCAATATGCCGCCCATCCGCGACAAGAAAGCCCGGATGCGTGAAGCCGTCCTGAACAACGTGCGCCATCAGGCCCATGTGCTGCGGCAGACGCCTTACGTGGCCGCCTCGGAAAAGTCAGGCCGAATCCGCGTGATCGGCGCGTTCTACGAAATCGGCTCCGGCGCAGTGGACTTCTTGACCGAAGAAGAAGACTTGCGGGTGTGA
- a CDS encoding sensor histidine kinase produces the protein MTLRWRLTLFYTALLAVLLTGVAFATLLMMRTNLISGMDRELQDTYRQFTTIYSQIELESAASGNGENGSAGVLLRPARYFFPNSAIQIEQLSFYDQDSLTAEFTRAKSEQARTQLLTIIRALADGTRQSVGVDPSAPIRLSDAELVRLISSPGRQMILTQQVKKQFDDPVSMRVLVTLAPVLLENNAFGTARETFAITYVGRDLSTLTFTLAQLRSVILLLFLVGLVTAGAGSYLLAGQAMRPLRLVQRAAERIGGQNLAERVPEPATGDEVQALAQALNAMLGRLESSFEAQRRFTSDASHELRTPVTAISGHASYLLRRTSPSGQQQESLNIIRSESERLTNLIASLLQLARSDSGALTLTHQPILSSLFLADVARELAPLAQAQNTVLTTTGEDVPFEGDPDRMKQVIINLVGNALKAGATTITLESTPQDVVGGKTREVRLSVRDDGPGIAPEHLQRLFDRFYRVEDSRSRDQGGAGLGLSIAKGIVDAHGGRIWIESEVGVGTVAHVQVPIGNVPDLSEEDVP, from the coding sequence GTGACCCTGCGCTGGCGCTTGACGCTGTTCTATACGGCGCTCTTGGCCGTCCTCCTGACAGGCGTTGCTTTTGCCACCCTGCTGATGATGAGAACCAACCTCATCAGCGGGATGGATCGGGAGTTGCAGGACACCTACCGCCAGTTCACCACCATTTATAGCCAGATCGAACTGGAATCGGCAGCCAGCGGGAACGGGGAGAATGGGAGCGCGGGTGTGCTGCTGAGGCCTGCCCGCTACTTTTTCCCCAACTCGGCCATTCAGATAGAACAGTTGTCCTTCTATGATCAGGACAGCTTGACTGCAGAGTTTACGCGGGCTAAGTCTGAGCAAGCCCGCACCCAACTGTTAACCATCATTCGCGCGTTGGCTGACGGCACCCGCCAGAGCGTGGGCGTAGACCCCAGCGCTCCCATTCGTCTGTCGGACGCCGAATTGGTACGCCTGATCTCCTCTCCCGGACGACAGATGATTCTGACCCAGCAAGTCAAGAAGCAGTTCGACGATCCCGTGTCTATGCGGGTACTGGTCACGCTGGCTCCGGTCTTGCTGGAAAACAACGCTTTCGGTACGGCCCGCGAGACTTTTGCGATTACCTATGTAGGCCGCGACCTGTCCACGCTCACGTTTACGCTGGCGCAACTGAGAAGCGTGATTCTGCTGCTGTTCTTGGTGGGACTCGTGACTGCTGGGGCGGGTTCCTATCTGCTGGCGGGGCAGGCCATGCGTCCCCTGCGTCTGGTACAGCGGGCCGCCGAACGCATTGGCGGCCAGAACCTCGCTGAGCGCGTACCCGAACCCGCCACCGGCGACGAGGTACAGGCTTTGGCACAGGCGCTGAATGCCATGCTGGGGCGCTTGGAAAGCTCCTTCGAGGCCCAGCGCCGTTTTACTTCGGATGCCAGCCACGAACTGAGAACCCCGGTAACGGCCATCAGCGGGCACGCCAGCTACCTGCTGCGGCGCACCAGCCCCAGCGGGCAGCAGCAGGAAAGCCTGAATATTATTCGCAGCGAATCCGAACGCCTGACCAACCTGATCGCCAGCCTGCTGCAACTGGCCCGCTCCGACAGCGGCGCACTCACGCTCACGCATCAGCCGATCTTGTCCAGCCTGTTCTTGGCCGATGTGGCCCGCGAACTCGCCCCGTTGGCACAGGCCCAGAACACCGTGCTGACCACCACAGGCGAAGATGTTCCCTTCGAGGGCGACCCAGACCGCATGAAGCAGGTCATCATCAATCTGGTGGGCAACGCGCTGAAGGCCGGAGCCACCACGATTACGCTGGAAAGTACGCCGCAGGACGTGGTGGGAGGCAAAACCAGAGAGGTGCGCCTGAGCGTCCGCGACGACGGCCCCGGCATTGCGCCCGAGCATCTGCAACGCCTCTTCGACCGCTTTTACCGCGTAGAGGACAGCCGCAGCCGGGATCAGGGCGGCGCGGGCCTCGGCCTCAGCATCGCCAAGGGCATCGTGGACGCGCACGGCGGGCGAATTTGGATAGAAAGTGAAGTGGGCGTGGGCACGGTGGCCCATGTACAGGTGCCGATTGGGAACGTGCCGGATTTGAGTGAAGAGGATGTGCCTTAA
- a CDS encoding adenylate/guanylate cyclase domain-containing protein: MPTDLLFPLPAQATPSQLACLVMVDLVGSTRLAHLLPLDHYTSLMAEFVQVLILSFEARGGQVLQHQGDAVLALWDEQHVSAGITAALEAHERSARLSLAAMLGVTLQVRSGVAVGQVITGMVGGQPSAYGLPVNYACRLCSAAHPGETLVCGGASKMDHLRQVSYTPRTLPSLHGFNTECVAFTAQLRPQPEQHSHGHMKAG; this comes from the coding sequence ATGCCCACTGACTTGCTGTTTCCCCTTCCCGCTCAGGCCACGCCCTCGCAACTGGCTTGTTTGGTCATGGTGGATCTGGTAGGCAGCACGCGCCTAGCGCACCTTTTGCCGCTAGATCACTACACCTCGCTCATGGCCGAATTTGTCCAGGTACTGATCCTCAGTTTCGAGGCGCGGGGCGGACAGGTGCTGCAACATCAGGGCGACGCGGTTCTGGCGCTCTGGGATGAGCAACACGTGAGCGCAGGCATCACGGCGGCCCTTGAGGCGCATGAGAGATCGGCGCGCCTGTCGTTGGCGGCCATGTTGGGCGTGACTCTGCAGGTTCGCAGCGGGGTCGCGGTGGGTCAGGTCATCACGGGCATGGTGGGCGGGCAACCTAGCGCCTACGGCCTGCCCGTCAACTATGCCTGCCGCCTGTGCAGCGCCGCCCATCCCGGTGAGACGCTGGTGTGCGGCGGCGCGTCCAAAATGGATCACTTGCGGCAGGTCAGTTACACGCCCCGCACCCTGCCTTCCCTGCACGGATTTAATACTGAATGCGTGGCCTTCACGGCGCAGCTGAGGCCCCAGCCAGAGCAGCACTCGCACGGCCACATGAAAGCTGGTTAA
- a CDS encoding winged helix-turn-helix domain-containing protein gives MTLTPPPSHWTFLTNHTHVLLCLVRQPDATLRQVALEVGITERAVQRIVRDLEQSGTLTRTRTGRRNSYAVNAAFALRHPLEAHRSVGDLLALLAPVPSPVDPAQ, from the coding sequence ATGACCCTCACCCCGCCCCCCAGCCACTGGACGTTTCTGACCAACCACACACATGTGCTGCTGTGTCTGGTACGTCAACCCGACGCGACGTTGCGGCAAGTGGCGCTGGAAGTGGGCATCACCGAGCGGGCCGTGCAGCGCATCGTGCGTGACCTAGAGCAGTCGGGAACCCTGACGCGTACACGCACGGGCCGCCGCAACAGCTACGCCGTGAACGCCGCTTTTGCCCTGCGCCACCCCCTAGAGGCTCACCGCAGCGTGGGCGATCTGCTGGCGCTTTTGGCCCCCGTACCCAGTCCGGTTGACCCGGCGCAGTAA
- a CDS encoding NADP-dependent isocitrate dehydrogenase translates to MPISDVTQSPAQPVAQPASSPALIPIAIAHGDGIGPEIMAATLRILLAAGARIDPHEVAVGQQVYLGGVSSGVAPDAWETLRRTGVLLKGPITTPQGGGYKSVNVTLRKALGLYANVRPARAYAPFVATHHPAMDLVIVRENEEDLYAGIEHRQTDEVYQCLKLVTRDGCERVVRYAFEYARAHGRRKVTAMTKDNIMKLTDGLFHRVFDEVAAEYPDLQADHMIVDIGAARLGARPETFDVIVTLNLYGDILSDIASEVSGSVGLGGSANIGASVAMFEAVHGSAPDLAGQDKANPSGLLNAAALMLTHIGQGEVAQRIQNAWLCALEDGFHTGDVAGPHTLQHVGTQAFADAVIERLGRLPQHLPAVSGLGNAPAIRVQVKARPRAVKQLVGTDVFLEWWAADRNPEVLGQQLQGAAGEGWRLDMISNRGVKVWPQGLPETTCADHWRCRFMWQDPAQPVGHADVLALLARVSAVGLDFVKTEHLYTFDGQAGYTAGQGQ, encoded by the coding sequence GTGCCTATTTCAGACGTAACTCAATCGCCCGCCCAACCTGTCGCCCAGCCTGCTTCCAGCCCCGCCCTCATTCCCATCGCCATTGCTCACGGCGACGGCATCGGCCCCGAAATCATGGCCGCCACCCTGCGAATTCTGCTGGCGGCAGGCGCACGCATAGACCCGCACGAGGTGGCGGTGGGGCAACAGGTGTACCTCGGCGGCGTGTCTTCGGGCGTGGCCCCCGATGCTTGGGAGACTCTGCGGCGGACTGGAGTGCTGCTGAAAGGCCCGATTACTACGCCACAAGGCGGCGGCTACAAAAGCGTGAACGTGACGCTCCGCAAGGCACTGGGCCTGTATGCCAACGTGCGGCCTGCACGGGCCTACGCGCCCTTCGTCGCCACCCACCATCCGGCGATGGACTTGGTGATCGTGCGTGAAAACGAAGAAGACCTGTACGCCGGAATCGAGCACCGCCAGACCGACGAGGTGTACCAGTGCCTGAAACTCGTGACCCGCGACGGCTGCGAGCGGGTGGTGCGCTACGCCTTCGAATATGCCCGCGCACACGGACGGCGCAAGGTCACGGCCATGACCAAAGACAACATCATGAAGCTCACCGACGGCCTGTTTCACCGGGTCTTCGATGAAGTGGCCGCCGAGTATCCTGACCTGCAAGCCGATCATATGATCGTGGACATCGGCGCGGCCCGCCTCGGCGCACGCCCTGAAACCTTCGACGTGATCGTGACCCTGAACCTGTACGGCGACATCCTGTCCGACATCGCCTCGGAAGTGTCGGGGTCGGTGGGACTGGGCGGCAGCGCCAATATCGGGGCGTCGGTGGCGATGTTCGAGGCGGTTCACGGCAGCGCGCCCGATCTGGCGGGCCAAGACAAGGCCAATCCCAGCGGCCTGCTGAACGCGGCGGCCCTGATGCTGACCCATATCGGGCAGGGCGAGGTGGCCCAGCGGATTCAGAATGCGTGGCTGTGTGCGCTGGAAGACGGCTTTCATACGGGTGACGTGGCGGGGCCGCACACCCTTCAGCACGTGGGCACGCAGGCCTTTGCCGACGCCGTGATCGAGCGCTTGGGCCGTCTGCCTCAGCACCTCCCCGCCGTGAGTGGCTTGGGCAATGCTCCGGCCATCCGTGTGCAGGTCAAGGCCCGCCCCCGCGCCGTCAAGCAGTTGGTGGGCACCGATGTATTTCTGGAATGGTGGGCGGCAGACCGCAATCCTGAAGTGTTGGGCCAGCAGCTACAGGGCGCGGCGGGAGAAGGCTGGCGGCTCGACATGATCTCCAACCGGGGCGTAAAAGTGTGGCCGCAGGGCCTGCCCGAAACTACCTGTGCCGATCACTGGCGTTGCCGGTTCATGTGGCAAGACCCGGCGCAACCGGTGGGCCACGCCGATGTGCTGGCGCTGCTGGCGCGGGTGTCGGCGGTAGGACTGGATTTCGTGAAGACCGAACACCTGTACACCTTTGACGGTCAGGCGGGATACACGGCGGGGCAGGGGCAATAG
- a CDS encoding response regulator transcription factor, translating into MERKPLVLVIEDEKDIARFIELELAAEGYATEVAFDGVTGLSKFREVNPDLVILDLMLPVLDGLEVARRIRKTSNTPIIILTAKDGIQDKVEGLDSGADDYLIKPFSIEELLARVRAHLRRVNPAVTGEVRVADLVMNLDGREIFRGGRRVELSAKEFELLELLARNPGKVFSRFEIEEKVWPEYTGGSNVVDVYIGYLRRKLEEGGERRLIHTVRGVGYVLREE; encoded by the coding sequence ATGGAACGCAAGCCGCTGGTTCTCGTGATTGAAGATGAGAAAGACATCGCCCGCTTTATCGAACTCGAACTCGCCGCCGAAGGCTACGCGACAGAGGTGGCGTTCGACGGCGTGACGGGTCTGTCAAAATTCCGTGAAGTCAACCCCGATCTCGTGATTCTGGATCTGATGCTGCCCGTGCTGGACGGTCTGGAAGTGGCCCGCCGCATTCGCAAGACCAGCAACACCCCCATCATTATTCTGACCGCCAAAGACGGCATTCAGGACAAGGTGGAGGGGCTGGACAGCGGCGCGGACGACTACCTGATCAAGCCTTTTTCTATTGAGGAACTGCTGGCCCGCGTGCGTGCCCACCTGCGCCGCGTGAATCCTGCCGTGACCGGAGAAGTACGCGTGGCCGACTTGGTCATGAATCTCGATGGCCGCGAAATTTTCCGGGGTGGACGGCGTGTGGAACTGAGTGCCAAAGAATTTGAGTTACTGGAACTGCTGGCCCGCAACCCCGGCAAAGTGTTCAGCCGCTTCGAAATCGAAGAGAAGGTCTGGCCGGAATATACGGGCGGCAGCAACGTCGTGGACGTATATATCGGCTACCTGCGCCGCAAGTTGGAAGAGGGCGGAGAGCGACGCCTGATTCATACCGTGCGCGGCGTGGGCTACGTGCTGCGCGAAGAATAA